A genome region from Arachis duranensis cultivar V14167 chromosome 8, aradu.V14167.gnm2.J7QH, whole genome shotgun sequence includes the following:
- the LOC107460495 gene encoding uncharacterized protein LOC107460495, which translates to MSSHEEETLVEAALRVLNTADPFEKARLGDSVASRWLHGAIALPYHPSRNLPVPDRPARLSNVKLVAPSLMPKLGKAGSLQSRIAIVHSLAHTESWAIDLSWDIIARFGKQEAMPREFFTDFVKVAQDEGRHFTLLAARLEELGSYYGALPAHDGLWDSATATSKDLLSRLAVEHCVHEARGLDVLPTTISRFRSGGDDTTAELLERVVYPEEITHCAAGVKWFKYLCQRSRKLAPDTEEQEVCSLQNEMTTEENEVIPKFHEIVRTYFRGPLKPPFNETARKAAGFGPEWYEPLAVKEANQ; encoded by the exons ATGAGCTCGCACGAAGAAGAAACCTTAGTGGAAGCAGCGCTTCGAGTTCTGAACACTGCCGACCCATTCGAGAAGGCTCGACTCGGCGACTCCGTCGCTTCACGGTGGCTCCACGGTGCCATCGCTCTTCCCTACCACCCTTCTCGAAACCTACCCGTCCCGGATCGCCCCGCAAGGCTATCCAAT GTGAAGTTGGTGGCGCCGAGTCTGATGCCGAAGCTTGGCAAAGCCGGCAGCTTGCAGAGCAGGATAGCCATTGTGCATAGTCTTGCTCACACTGAAAGCTGGGCCATTGACCTCTCTTGG GATATAATAGCTCGATTTGGCAAACAAGAAGCTATGCCTAGAGAATTCTTCACAGATTTTGTGAAGGTCGCACAAGATGAAGGGCGACACTTCACCCTTCTTGCTGCAAGGCTTGAGGAGCTAGGTTCTTATTATGGAGCATTGCCAGCTCATGATGGCCTTTGGGATTCTGCTACTGCTACTTCCAAGGATTTACTATCACGATTAGCAGTTGAACATTGTGTCCATGAG GCCAGAGGACTTGATGTGCTGCCTACAACAATATCTCGTTTCCGCAGTGGTGGGGATGACACTACAGCAGAGCTACTAGAAAGAGTAGTTTACCCAGAAGAGATTACACATTGTGCTGCTGGAGTGAAGTGGTTCAAGTATCTATGCCAGAGGTCCAGAAAGCTGGCCCCAGACACAGAAGAGCAAGAAGTTTGTTcattacaaaatgaaatgacCACAGAGGAGAATGAAGTGATTCCAAAGTTTCATGAAATAGTGAGGACATATTTCAGAGGACCTTTAAAACCACCTTTTAATGAGACAGCAAGAAAAGCTGCTGGATTTGGTCCAGAATGGTATGAACCGCTTGCTGTTAAAGAGGCCAACCAATAA
- the LOC107460493 gene encoding mRNA cap guanine-N7 methyltransferase 2, with the protein MTSSRSESTLQRLYDFAKMALIKIFAHPYATVCDLYCGGGGDSEKWMEAQIGHYIGIDASSSSLDNLREAWDSHRKSFTAEFFDLDPCTENLEVHLEKTIVADFVCCLQHLQLCFETEEKARRLLHNVSSLLKPGGYFLGITPDSSTIWAKYQKNVEAYHNKGSSMKPNIVPNCIRTENYMITFEVEEEKFPLFGKKYQLKFASDASAETHCLVHFPSFIRLAREAGLEYVEIQNLTEFYDDNRAQLAGLLMNFVPNLLDPRGRLLPRSYDALGLYTTFIFQKPDPDIAPPIASPLIQEPIYNLDEGTSWRDDEINAQMEPPPPPPPPPPPPPPPPPTLGLGMISEQKGILGPGPPDLRFPEAL; encoded by the exons ATGACGTCTTCGAGGAGCGAGTCGACGCTGCAACGCCTCTACGATTTTGCGAAGATGGCTCTTATCAAGATCTTCGCTCACCCCTACGCCACG GTCTGTGACTTGTACTGCGGCGGAGGCGGCGACTCTGAGAAATGGATGGAGGCACAAATTGGCCACTACATTGGAATCGatgcctcttcctcttctctcgACAATTTGCGGGAAGCCTGGGACTCTCACCGCAAATCCTTCACTGCCGAGTTCTTTGACCTTGACCCTTGCACA GAGAATTTAGAAGTGCATTTGGAGAAGACCATTGTGGCTGATTTTGTCTGCTGTTTGCAGCATTTGCAG CTGTGTTTTGAAACTGAAGAGAAAGCACGGAGGCTCCTGCATAATGTGTCATCTCTACTGAAGCCAGGGGGTTATTTTCTTGGTATTACTCCTGACTCATCTACCATATG GGCCAAGTACCAGAAGAATGTTGAAGCATATCACAACAAAGGCAGCAGCATGAAGCCAAATATTGTTCCCAATTGCATTCGGACAGAGAATTACATGATCACTTTTgaggttgaagaagaaaa GTTTCCCTTATTTGGGAAGAAATACCAGCTGAAATTTGCCAGTGATGCCTCTGCTGAAACCCATTGCTTGGTTCATTTTCCAAGCTTCATCAG GTTGGCCAGAGAAGCTGGTCTTGAGTATGTGGAAATACAAAACCTAACCGAGTTTTATGATGACAACAG AGCACAATTGGCAGGGTTGCTAATGAACTTTGTTCCAAACCTATTGGATCCTAGGGGAAGACTTCTTCCTCGATCATACGATGCTCTAG GTCTCTATACAACATTTATATTTCAAAAGCCTGATCCAGATATTGCACCTCCAATTGCCAGTCCATTAATCCAAGAACCAATTTataatcttgatgag GGAACAAGTTGGAGAGATGATGAAATAAATGCACAGATGGAGCCaccacctccaccaccacctccaccacctccaccaccacctcctcctcctaCTCTTGGGCTGGGCATGATTAGCGAACAAAAAGGGATATTGGGCCCTGGCCCTCCTGATTTACGTTTTCCAGAGGCACTTTGA